The genomic segment AAGTTACAAAATCCTCACCAGCTTGCTGATGACATACTATACATGTTCCAGCGCCATCATATTCCTGAATAGTGTTATGCATCCCCGCAGCAGCAGCAGTTGATACTGTTGATGCGATCAGCAGACAGAATAATAGAATAACCAAAATCCGGGGAGATTCCCTGATCTTATTTGGAATGGTTTTTTTTCTAATCTTCATTTATTTATTTCACCTTTTGTTTATTAGCTATGATTTATTTTTGCTGTTTGTTTCAATTATTTCACAGCAAACGCGTCTTATCCGTTGGTCTTGGTGTTTCCACAACCAGAAACCGGAATATTGAATCGCTTTCATTAAATAAACGGTGCCAAATTCGTGCAGGACTTTTCATTGTATTTCTCCTCTGCTAACCGAGTCCCTTACACCTGATCAAGCACCTCTTTTAGGAACCTGCCTTCGCCGACGTTCGCAATCACATTTCCAAGCCTTTCACGACCCGGTTTTGTCCTATATTTTACAAACGTACTTGCAACGGCATCGATCAGTTCTGGAATCTCTTCTGTTGTACAGAATGACTTCAAAAGTATCCCATCAGCAGGTCTTCGTGCATCGTTTGCGCCGATCCACATCGTGTATCCGCGCTCCTTCTCGATAGCAGCCTCGTTCGGACAGCCCCGGATGCACCATCCACAGGATATGCACTTGTCCTTGTCGATCACAGCATTTCCGTGAACGATCGAGATCGCATCGACCCTGCAGAGTTCGGCACAACGCCCGCAACCATTACATTTCTCAGTATCGATCTCAGGACGTACCTGCCCGATAAGACCTATATCGTGGCGTTTGGCTCGCACACAGTCATTACCACAGCCCGCAATACCGATCTTCATCTTATGCGGCGTCAATTTCTGCGCAAACGCCATCGTGAGTTCTCCTGAGAGTTTCTTTGTCTCGACAAGCCCTTCTGTACAGTAGTCCATCCCAACACATGATGAGACATACCCCATCCCAATCGTTGTAAGTCCACTCGCATATATCTCGCTCATCAGTTTGTCCACATTTGTGCCGGGAACACCTTGTATCTCGACGCTCTGTCGTGTTGTAATCTCAAACGTCCCATCGCCGTACTTATTAGCAAGTTCGGCAGCTTTTGCGAGTTGATCTGCACCGATTAGTCCTGAATTTGTCTTTATCTTGACAAAGAACGTGCCCTTGGTTTCGCCCATGACACCGGGGTAGTCGGATGCCCAGTAGAACTTGACCTTCTTTCCTTCACCAAGCCGCCGTGCGAGTTCCCATTTGAACCGCTGCATCTTGAGACCCGCAAACTCCTCTATTCTGTGGAGGTCGATGTCTGGCTTTGTCTCGATATATCCTGCTTTTTCTGCGGCTTTGATTAGATCGACGCCTTTTTGCGTCCTTCCCATGAGCGTCGTCCAGCCATTGCCAGAGCCCATATATCCTGCCGAGATGTCAGAGAGTTTGGAGACTGCATCCCTGCATATCACGCAACCGTCCTGAACACAGCCCGCATTCCAGAGATCATTGAGATCAAAACCGTATTCACCTTCATCGGTCGTCACAACCAGTTCGTCGAGATGTATGACGGCTCTTCCGACCTTGTCGATGTCCACACCCTTCTCTTGCATGAACACTGCCAGCTTGTCGTAGTTGAAGTTCTCAGTGCAGAACAATCCGATGACATAAGCGATGTTCGGAACCTTGATTCTCTCGCCATTCTCGCCAACCTCAAAGCCGTGCGCCATCATGCCCGGGAAGAACTGGGTCTTCCGAACCCCGTATACGTGGCAGGGCAGCCCGATAACAGCAGCATTCGTTATATCGCCTGCATCCTTGATCGCGGAGAGCACAGGAATCGAGGAGTATCTCGAGCCGGCGGTGTCAAGCAGTTCTTCCTTTGACCTGACAACGCATGAACTCGGTTTTCCGATATCACCGGTTGCGATCACGCCATCGATCAGACCCTCGTTCATACAGTATGTCATAAGAGCAGTCACAGCGCCACCATCCTGTCCAGCTTCCTGAATTGCCGGATCGGTCGCACGCGCAGCTAGAATCGTCTCATACTGTCCAAGCAGCGATGGCGGTTTTGCTTTGAAACCAAAGATGTTTGGACCAATCTTTGAAGCAAAAGTCACAACACGCTGGCAGACATCCTTACATGCGCCCTCTCCATTTCTCGGACATTCTTCCTTCAACGCGGGACCATCCGCTTTGAACTCGATTCTGTCGTTCGGACAGACTGCAGCACATGCGCCGCAGAATGTACACAAGCCTGCATCGACGACCTCGTTTCGCAGGAACCATTTATATTCTTCATCTGTCATGATGTCACCTTCCTTGTCTGATGATGTTATATCTATAATTCACAATTGTATAAATATATTTCGTAATTCTACAACGAATATCGTCACACAATGTTTATATACTGCCAAGGTATATTGATACTCATGGGTAGCGGAGGAATTCAATGCTGGAGAAAGGAAAGCTGTGCGGACTTGCTCAATACGCTGCCTATCGATGATCTTGACATGAAGATCATTAATCTACTCAGCGAGAATGCAAGAATGAGCAATGTTGACATCGCAAACGAAATAGGTGTGAGTGAGGGAACTGTCAGGCGACGTATCAATGAAATGGTTAAAAAAGGAATCATAGAAGGATTTATTCTACTTCTCGATTGTAAGGAGGCAGAAAAATGCGTTAAGGTATTTATAAGTCTGGAAGTGGAGGATATATACATGCAAAATTTTGTAGAGCAGGTCAGGAGCCAAGATCATATCATAGCTATGTACCGGACAAATTCAAGGTTCAACATCCTATGCGAGGCGATGTTCCAGTCCGTCATTGAATTACAGGACTTTATCGACAAATATCTCACGATGGACGGAATTGTTGACTCTGACGTGAGAATGATAATCGGGTCATACAAAAAGTGCCTGTGGACAGGGATATGACATACGTACTCTTGAATGTCTGTGTATAGCACAGAATCACGAGTCGTTCACGTAAAAATGCCAGGATGAATTGAATGAGATCCTTTTACAATTAAGTGCAGGACTTTCTTTCGCAATGCATATGTATGTAGCTTAGTCACTCAACCTCGCCCTCATCATCTGGTAACTACCCGGGTCCCTGGTTCATGCCCTATGTTGCCAACACTGCCGTAATCCACTCATGGATTGACGTCCCTTCTTCTGTCCCTGCTTCTTTCCACTACTTTTATTCTGATTCTAACGAAGATTGTTAGCATCAGTACTGGTTAATAGTGATGGTATTCTTGTACCACCACCATAAGCTTTAAGGTTATTATGAATATATATTCATTAATGCCAAGACCGAGACGCCACAGACCATTGCGGATAAAGGCGTCGGCGTTGTTATCACTGGACAGGTGGGACCGAATGCGATCCAGACGCCCGGTGCTACTATTATCTCGATCGTGACTGGTGCAAGCGGCACTGTAAGCAATGCTATCGAGCAGTACAAGAGCGGCAGACTGCAGGCAGTTCCGGAGGGGGAGGGGGGCGAAAACGCTAATTATAAAAAGGTGAAGTGGGAGTTATAAAATCTATCAAAAGCAGAAAGGAAATGTCTGCATCTGCACCGCATAGAGGTAAATATGAGCTTGCTAACGTGGGTGGTCTGTTTATCACTATTGGTCGTAGTTTAGCTGAAAAGGTAATGGGTGAATAGAATATACGTAATCGTGCAGGATGAAAGAATGACAATAAAAAAGAACTTATATAGTGGCGTTAATGCTTCAAAGAATTCAACCCTTGCATTAGTCTTTCTTGCAGCTTTAAAAGGTATCGTTGGCTTATATTCGGGAAGCACTGCCCTGATCGCTGATGCGGTTCATACATCATTGGATATTTTCACATCACTTGCCGTGTGGGTTGGATTCAAGCTCAGCCTGAAAAGCAGCGGGGAGAAGTTTCCATATGGCTATTATAAGGCAGAAAACCTGGTTGCACTTTTCGTCTCAGTAATAATCCTCGTCTCAGGAGTCGAACTTGTGCGCGAGGCACTTGTAAGCATTAAAGATCCTGCCGAAATAGGGCTGCAGGGAATTGCGCTTGGCACAGCCGTTTTTTCGGTTTTTGTAATTTATGCTATCTATAAATACAAAGCCAGAATTGGCAGGCAGATCGATTCACAGGCCCTGATTGCAGATGCAATGCATTCATATACCGATGTTTTCAGCTCCCTTGTCGTTGTTGTTGCAATTGCCGGCTCAATGTTAGGTATGCCCTGGCTTGATAGTATCGGAGTGCTGGTAATCTCCCTGATGATATTCAAGCTTGGAATCGGGATTGCCAGGGACTCGGCATTAGTACTAATGGATGCATGGCTTGATAAGGGATCGATCACAAGGATCCGTCAGGCTGTTGGTGATATCCCAGGTGTGAATATGGTGGAGGATATCAGGCTCAGGAAATCCGGGCTGGTTGTGTTCGGGGAAATTGTGATTGAAACAGAAGGTGACGCTGATCTGAAAAGAGTAGAGATGCTTTCAGGAGAGATTAAAAGAGTTATAAAGAAAGAAATAAAGAACCTGGAACATGTGGTAGTCAATGCCAGGCCAGGGAAAATGGCAGTAGTGAGGGTTGCAGTTCCTGTAGAGGCACAAGATGGTTTGCATTCAAAGCTATCCCCGCATCTTGGTAAGGCTCCATTTTTTATCATTATAGATATTGAAGATAATAATATCAAAGGCTGGGATATTATTGAGAACCCGGCTGCCGATCTGGAAAGGAAAAAGGGTGTGAAGGCTGCGGAGTTTCTGGTAAGCCGGGATGTCAATGTTTTGATCGTACATGACATTGGTGCAGGGCCATTCTATACGCTTCACGACAACTTTGTTAAGATGCTGCAAATGCCTGACGCGGCTGGGAATGTTGAAGAGGTTGTGGATAGGGTTTGGGATTTGAATGTGGTAACTTCACCTACTTAGGGTGGGACATAAAGACGAACTTGTATTCATTGGTAATCGGTTAAGGAGTTTGAAAGAGTCGGTATGTATTATTTTCAAAAAGACCAATGATTTCATACGATTATCCAATATAATTTAAATCGAACACGGATGACATGGATTTAACGGATTTACACAGATTTATTTATACTACTCCGTAAGTATAATTTGTAATTTTATATGACTGCCACAGAGCTCACAGAGAGCACAGAGA from the ANME-2 cluster archaeon genome contains:
- a CDS encoding 4Fe-4S binding protein gives rise to the protein MTDEEYKWFLRNEVVDAGLCTFCGACAAVCPNDRIEFKADGPALKEECPRNGEGACKDVCQRVVTFASKIGPNIFGFKAKPPSLLGQYETILAARATDPAIQEAGQDGGAVTALMTYCMNEGLIDGVIATGDIGKPSSCVVRSKEELLDTAGSRYSSIPVLSAIKDAGDITNAAVIGLPCHVYGVRKTQFFPGMMAHGFEVGENGERIKVPNIAYVIGLFCTENFNYDKLAVFMQEKGVDIDKVGRAVIHLDELVVTTDEGEYGFDLNDLWNAGCVQDGCVICRDAVSKLSDISAGYMGSGNGWTTLMGRTQKGVDLIKAAEKAGYIETKPDIDLHRIEEFAGLKMQRFKWELARRLGEGKKVKFYWASDYPGVMGETKGTFFVKIKTNSGLIGADQLAKAAELANKYGDGTFEITTRQSVEIQGVPGTNVDKLMSEIYASGLTTIGMGYVSSCVGMDYCTEGLVETKKLSGELTMAFAQKLTPHKMKIGIAGCGNDCVRAKRHDIGLIGQVRPEIDTEKCNGCGRCAELCRVDAISIVHGNAVIDKDKCISCGWCIRGCPNEAAIEKERGYTMWIGANDARRPADGILLKSFCTTEEIPELIDAVASTFVKYRTKPGRERLGNVIANVGEGRFLKEVLDQV
- a CDS encoding Lrp/AsnC family transcriptional regulator is translated as MGSGGIQCWRKESCADLLNTLPIDDLDMKIINLLSENARMSNVDIANEIGVSEGTVRRRINEMVKKGIIEGFILLLDCKEAEKCVKVFISLEVEDIYMQNFVEQVRSQDHIIAMYRTNSRFNILCEAMFQSVIELQDFIDKYLTMDGIVDSDVRMIIGSYKKCLWTGI
- a CDS encoding cation diffusion facilitator family transporter, with the protein product MTIKKNLYSGVNASKNSTLALVFLAALKGIVGLYSGSTALIADAVHTSLDIFTSLAVWVGFKLSLKSSGEKFPYGYYKAENLVALFVSVIILVSGVELVREALVSIKDPAEIGLQGIALGTAVFSVFVIYAIYKYKARIGRQIDSQALIADAMHSYTDVFSSLVVVVAIAGSMLGMPWLDSIGVLVISLMIFKLGIGIARDSALVLMDAWLDKGSITRIRQAVGDIPGVNMVEDIRLRKSGLVVFGEIVIETEGDADLKRVEMLSGEIKRVIKKEIKNLEHVVVNARPGKMAVVRVAVPVEAQDGLHSKLSPHLGKAPFFIIIDIEDNNIKGWDIIENPAADLERKKGVKAAEFLVSRDVNVLIVHDIGAGPFYTLHDNFVKMLQMPDAAGNVEEVVDRVWDLNVVTSPT